The following coding sequences are from one Streptomyces sp. NBC_00536 window:
- a CDS encoding cytochrome P450, with translation MAQLAHPGSVTHAPVVPGRLPLLGHALQLWREPIAFLESLRTHGDIVRIDIGTWPVHVLTDPDHVHAVLVQQAQQFGRGRIFDRLRPMFGNGIVTTDGEFHRKQRRMMQPAFHRNHIADYAEVMCRQAEEMAGSWTAGREVSMVTEARRYALSSVAEMIFSGEMSRPAVAEVHRSLPIVLEGMLVRAVMPKFLDGLPIPYNRRFDGAAARLRRIIDQVIAQYGDGPDGREDLLSLLLSSVDTETGEGMSPEQVRDEVIAIMFAGTETSATTLSWIFHELGRHPEVEERLHAEIDAVVGERPVRPEDLPRLTYAHSVFQETLRLHSPLLFTRRALVPLTLGGVAIPQGAELAYSPHALHRDPALFRDPARFDPDRWHEDSGERPRAHRYLPFGAGQHKCIGDSFAVAEILTAVATVASRWRLVPAPGITVREVPAGIPQPSELPMIPTARR, from the coding sequence ATGGCACAACTCGCGCACCCCGGCTCCGTGACCCACGCACCCGTGGTTCCGGGGCGGTTGCCGCTCCTGGGCCACGCGCTCCAGCTGTGGCGGGAGCCGATCGCGTTCCTGGAATCCTTACGGACCCACGGCGACATCGTCCGCATCGACATCGGCACCTGGCCCGTCCACGTGCTCACCGACCCCGACCACGTGCACGCCGTACTGGTGCAGCAGGCCCAGCAGTTCGGCCGCGGCCGGATCTTCGACCGGCTCCGCCCGATGTTCGGCAACGGCATCGTCACGACCGACGGCGAGTTCCACCGCAAGCAGCGCCGGATGATGCAACCGGCCTTCCACCGCAACCACATCGCCGACTACGCCGAGGTGATGTGCCGTCAGGCCGAGGAGATGGCCGGCTCGTGGACCGCGGGCCGTGAGGTCTCGATGGTCACCGAGGCCCGGCGCTACGCCCTCTCCTCGGTCGCCGAGATGATCTTCTCGGGAGAGATGAGCCGGCCCGCCGTCGCGGAGGTGCACCGCTCGCTCCCGATCGTCCTGGAGGGCATGCTGGTGCGCGCGGTCATGCCCAAGTTCCTTGACGGGCTGCCCATTCCGTACAACCGGCGCTTCGACGGGGCCGCCGCGCGGCTGCGCCGGATCATCGACCAGGTCATCGCGCAGTACGGCGACGGGCCGGACGGCCGGGAGGACCTCCTGTCCCTGCTGCTGTCCAGCGTGGACACCGAGACGGGCGAGGGGATGAGCCCCGAGCAGGTGCGCGACGAGGTGATCGCCATCATGTTCGCCGGTACGGAGACCTCGGCGACGACCCTGTCCTGGATCTTCCACGAGCTGGGCCGCCACCCCGAGGTGGAGGAGCGCCTGCACGCCGAGATCGACGCGGTGGTGGGCGAGCGCCCCGTCCGCCCCGAGGACCTGCCCCGGCTGACCTACGCGCACAGCGTCTTCCAGGAGACACTGCGCCTGCACTCGCCCCTGCTCTTCACCCGGCGTGCGCTGGTCCCGCTGACCCTCGGCGGGGTCGCCATCCCGCAAGGGGCCGAACTGGCGTACAGCCCGCACGCGTTGCACCGGGACCCGGCGCTCTTCCGCGATCCGGCGCGCTTCGATCCGGACCGCTGGCACGAGGACTCCGGCGAACGGCCGCGGGCGCACCGCTACCTCCCGTTCGGGGCGGGCCAGCACAAGTGCATCGGCGATTCGTTCGCGGTGGCGGAGATCCTGACGGCGGTGGCGACCGTGGCGTCCCGGTGGCGCCTGGTCCCCGCCCCGGGCATCACCGTCCGCGAGGTCCCCGCGGGGATCCCGCAGCCCAGCGAACTGCCCATGATTCCCACGGCGCGACGCTGA
- a CDS encoding ATP-binding protein, whose protein sequence is MSHVTEPRGGAPKPLLERESEVLAIHRAVDELCGSPGPLQGPATRRGGVLTFAGSAGIGKTTLLAEARRLAAERSCTVLFARGGEQERQVPFHVMRQLIQPTFAAMSEDERREALGNWYSIVAPALGLTAAPKGPTAPDPQGVRDGLDWVVTHLAVRSAPVVLVVDDAHWADAESLAWLTAFTARAEELAMLIMVACRPDEIPADAAALRALMGRQGSRPHELAPLTTTAVARIVRDALGEDADDVFCRECWAITGGNPFEVVELAMKGRDRGLKPHQDSIPQLRDLASAVKGSGLIDRLEQLGPSTTRLAWAAAVLGTAVPTDIVGGVAALGEAQAAEAIDQLREARILTVLTSVRRKEVVEFFHPLIATAVYRSIPPGVRVAMHGMAATALVNDGHGAAAAARHLLEMHPDGDPWVVQQLRQAARESFSAGAPDAARRYLARALREPPEVEDRAEVLFELGSANLLHDPATTINQLRAALEEPRTEQGLREAITYRLAQALGHTGQLAEAAALLADEARRATSSRTRLRMQAEQFKWNSVRVDEENSPARSRLLSQFAKRLTGRGLPERHILGLRAWDAVLRGEPAATALGYAEQALDGGLSWTDQDFGFEVPAVVALTLMYCDQPGRAEELFNTGIVEFEAKGWRGAHLSFVYTLLGYVRYRRGRLAEAEDFVRQGLQIADRVGQGIPAQWYAIGTLIETLLARGNTAEAQRVAEAYKLGVDPFPRAVVYPDPQAVWGKLLLARGRVEEGEQHLVSAGRRLDLRGARNPSWSPWQLDLALGQVARKPEEARATAAEALARARAFGTSSMIGHSLRVAAATTVDPARAATLLQDAVDHLEQSPAACELAHALIDHGTALHTIGSRHHAAQQLYRGMETAVACGADGLAGRARSQLASAGLRPRRLHTFEQDTLTVAESAAARQAALGLDNTAIAAELKTDAQSVSELLSAAFTKLGTDRQGLPRALGD, encoded by the coding sequence GTGTCACATGTCACGGAACCACGAGGAGGGGCGCCCAAGCCCCTGCTCGAACGGGAATCCGAAGTCCTGGCGATCCACCGCGCGGTGGACGAACTCTGCGGTTCCCCGGGACCGCTACAGGGTCCGGCCACCCGCCGCGGAGGCGTACTGACCTTCGCCGGGTCGGCGGGCATAGGCAAGACCACACTGCTGGCGGAGGCCCGCAGACTGGCCGCCGAGCGTTCCTGCACCGTGCTCTTCGCACGCGGCGGCGAGCAGGAGCGGCAGGTGCCCTTCCACGTGATGCGGCAGCTCATCCAGCCGACGTTCGCCGCCATGAGCGAGGACGAACGGCGCGAAGCGCTGGGCAACTGGTACAGCATCGTCGCCCCGGCCCTCGGGCTCACCGCCGCGCCGAAGGGCCCCACGGCACCGGACCCGCAGGGCGTGCGCGACGGACTGGACTGGGTCGTCACGCACTTGGCGGTGCGCAGCGCCCCCGTCGTCCTGGTCGTCGACGACGCGCACTGGGCGGACGCCGAATCGCTGGCCTGGCTGACCGCCTTCACGGCCAGGGCGGAGGAGCTGGCCATGCTGATCATGGTGGCCTGCCGACCCGACGAGATCCCCGCCGACGCGGCGGCTTTACGCGCCCTCATGGGGCGCCAGGGGTCACGGCCGCACGAGCTGGCGCCCCTCACCACGACCGCGGTGGCGCGCATCGTGCGCGACGCCCTCGGCGAGGACGCCGACGACGTGTTCTGCCGCGAGTGCTGGGCGATCACGGGCGGAAACCCCTTCGAGGTCGTCGAGTTGGCCATGAAGGGCCGCGACCGCGGGCTGAAACCGCACCAGGACAGCATCCCGCAACTGCGCGACCTGGCTTCCGCCGTCAAGGGCAGCGGCCTCATCGACCGGCTCGAACAGCTCGGGCCGTCCACCACGCGGCTCGCCTGGGCCGCCGCCGTCCTCGGCACCGCGGTCCCGACCGACATCGTCGGCGGAGTCGCGGCGCTCGGCGAGGCACAGGCCGCCGAGGCGATCGACCAGCTGCGCGAGGCCCGCATCCTGACCGTGCTCACCAGCGTGCGGCGCAAGGAGGTGGTGGAGTTCTTCCACCCGCTCATCGCCACCGCCGTATACCGCTCGATCCCGCCCGGTGTCCGGGTCGCCATGCACGGGATGGCCGCGACGGCCCTGGTCAACGACGGGCACGGCGCCGCTGCCGCCGCCCGGCACCTGCTGGAGATGCACCCCGACGGCGATCCCTGGGTGGTGCAGCAGCTGCGCCAGGCCGCCCGCGAGAGCTTCTCCGCGGGTGCTCCCGACGCCGCCCGGCGCTATCTGGCCCGGGCGCTGCGCGAACCTCCCGAGGTGGAGGACCGGGCCGAGGTGCTGTTCGAACTCGGCTCCGCGAACCTCCTGCACGATCCCGCGACCACCATCAACCAGCTCAGAGCCGCGCTGGAGGAGCCCCGGACCGAACAGGGCCTGCGCGAGGCGATCACCTACCGGCTGGCGCAGGCGCTCGGCCACACCGGTCAGCTGGCCGAGGCGGCCGCGCTCCTCGCGGACGAGGCCCGGCGGGCCACCAGCTCACGCACCCGGCTGCGGATGCAGGCCGAGCAGTTCAAGTGGAACTCGGTCCGGGTCGACGAGGAGAACTCGCCCGCCCGCTCCCGGCTCCTCTCCCAGTTCGCCAAGCGGCTCACCGGCCGCGGCCTGCCCGAGCGGCACATCCTGGGACTGCGTGCGTGGGACGCCGTACTGCGCGGCGAACCGGCCGCCACCGCCCTCGGCTACGCCGAACAGGCCCTCGACGGCGGGCTCAGCTGGACCGACCAGGACTTCGGGTTCGAGGTGCCCGCCGTCGTGGCGCTCACCCTGATGTACTGCGACCAGCCCGGCCGCGCCGAAGAACTCTTCAACACCGGCATCGTCGAATTCGAGGCGAAGGGCTGGCGCGGCGCGCACCTGTCCTTCGTCTACACCCTGCTCGGCTACGTCCGCTACCGGCGCGGGCGGCTCGCCGAGGCCGAGGACTTCGTGCGCCAGGGCCTGCAGATCGCCGACCGCGTCGGCCAGGGCATCCCGGCGCAGTGGTACGCGATCGGCACCCTGATCGAGACGCTGCTGGCCCGGGGGAACACCGCCGAGGCCCAGCGGGTCGCCGAGGCCTACAAGCTCGGGGTCGACCCCTTCCCCCGCGCGGTCGTCTACCCCGACCCGCAAGCCGTGTGGGGCAAACTCCTGCTGGCCCGGGGCAGGGTCGAGGAAGGGGAGCAGCACCTCGTCTCGGCGGGCAGGCGGCTCGACCTGCGCGGTGCGCGCAACCCGTCGTGGAGTCCCTGGCAGCTCGACCTGGCCCTGGGGCAGGTGGCCCGCAAGCCCGAGGAGGCCCGGGCCACCGCCGCCGAGGCGCTGGCGCGCGCCCGCGCGTTCGGCACCTCCAGCATGATCGGCCACTCGCTGCGGGTGGCCGCGGCGACCACCGTCGACCCGGCGCGGGCGGCCACCCTGCTCCAGGACGCGGTGGACCACCTCGAACAGTCCCCCGCGGCCTGCGAACTCGCGCACGCGCTGATCGACCACGGCACGGCCCTGCACACGATCGGCAGCCGCCACCACGCGGCCCAGCAGCTCTACCGGGGCATGGAGACCGCCGTCGCGTGCGGGGCGGACGGACTCGCGGGGCGGGCCCGCTCCCAGCTCGCGTCGGCCGGACTGCGCCCGCGCCGGCTGCACACCTTCGAACAGGACACCCTGACGGTGGCGGAGAGCGCGGCGGCCCGGCAGGCCGCGCTCGGTCTCGACAACACGGCGATCGCCGCGGAGCTGAAGACGGACGCGCAGTCCGTCTCCGAGCTGCTCTCCGCGGCGTTCACCAAACTGGGCACCGACCGGCAGGGGCTGCCCCGCGCGCTGGGAGACTGA
- a CDS encoding carboxylesterase/lipase family protein: protein MPHTTTRSTRFARLIPSKALLGTVLALTALIAGALPAAAAPGGPDRPVVAVAQGALRGRAHDGAQEFLGVPYAGAPVGEFRLRAPREPSPWSGVREADRQGPACLQFSPFGLRDPLAVSEDCLHLDVYRPRDARPGDRLPVIFWMHGGAYSQGTGTQFGGRAMAALTNSVVVSINYRLGQLGYLGLPELAGEGAERSGSFGLMDQIEALRWTRRNIASFGGNPGNVTVSGQSAGSGSVCGLLAAPSAAGLFHRAVLQSGPCTLLRTPDAERAASEARAFAARAGCADPAAVAVCLRAADGAALVDAARTLPTSGPASGDGLLPRDPAGAIAAGTWNKVPVLIGSTRSEARFFVALTQPRLTEEEYERQVSATYGAAGPEVLARYPVAAHGSPYLALSALMTDSAFACETARTARLFARQVPTFAYEFDDPDSPTLAGAQVPGLDESNAHSAELAYLYDFTMGDRPLTEVQRALGTRMQRYWGAFARYGAPVVAGQTPWPATGPAGTVLTLGPAVTRPDPAFAADHQCAFWWSRQVPPLQG from the coding sequence ATGCCACACACCACGACCCGGAGCACCCGGTTCGCCCGGCTCATCCCGTCAAAAGCCTTACTCGGTACGGTACTTGCGCTCACCGCCCTGATCGCCGGGGCACTCCCGGCCGCCGCCGCACCCGGCGGGCCGGACCGCCCGGTGGTCGCCGTGGCCCAGGGCGCGCTGCGCGGCCGGGCCCACGACGGCGCGCAGGAGTTCCTCGGCGTGCCCTACGCCGGCGCACCGGTCGGTGAGTTCCGGCTGCGCGCGCCCCGGGAGCCGAGCCCCTGGTCCGGGGTGCGCGAGGCCGACCGGCAGGGACCCGCCTGTCTGCAGTTCTCGCCGTTCGGCCTGCGGGATCCGCTGGCGGTGAGCGAGGACTGCCTCCACCTCGACGTGTACCGGCCGCGGGACGCCCGGCCGGGGGACCGGCTGCCGGTGATCTTCTGGATGCACGGGGGCGCGTACAGCCAGGGCACCGGCACCCAGTTCGGCGGACGCGCGATGGCGGCGCTCACGAACAGCGTCGTCGTCAGCATCAACTACCGCCTGGGTCAGCTGGGTTACCTGGGACTTCCCGAGCTGGCCGGGGAAGGGGCCGAACGCTCCGGCTCCTTCGGCCTGATGGACCAGATCGAGGCGCTGCGCTGGACCCGGCGCAACATCGCCTCCTTCGGCGGGAATCCGGGCAATGTGACGGTCTCCGGCCAGTCGGCGGGCAGCGGTTCGGTGTGCGGGCTGCTGGCCGCCCCGTCCGCGGCGGGACTGTTCCACCGGGCCGTGCTGCAGAGCGGGCCGTGCACCCTGCTCCGTACCCCGGACGCGGAGCGCGCCGCGTCCGAGGCGCGGGCCTTCGCCGCCCGGGCGGGCTGCGCCGACCCGGCCGCGGTCGCCGTATGCCTGCGGGCCGCCGACGGAGCGGCGCTGGTGGACGCGGCCCGTACGCTGCCCACGTCGGGCCCGGCATCGGGCGACGGCCTGCTCCCCCGGGACCCGGCCGGGGCGATCGCCGCCGGGACCTGGAACAAGGTCCCGGTCCTGATCGGGAGCACCCGCTCGGAGGCACGGTTCTTCGTCGCCCTGACCCAGCCCCGGCTCACGGAGGAGGAGTACGAGCGCCAGGTGTCGGCCACCTACGGGGCGGCGGGCCCGGAGGTCCTGGCCCGCTACCCGGTCGCGGCCCACGGATCCCCGTACCTGGCGCTGTCGGCCCTCATGACCGACTCCGCCTTCGCCTGCGAGACCGCGAGGACCGCCCGGCTGTTCGCCCGTCAGGTACCCACCTTCGCCTACGAATTCGACGACCCGGACTCCCCGACGCTGGCGGGAGCCCAGGTGCCGGGGCTGGACGAGTCGAACGCGCACAGCGCCGAGCTGGCCTACCTGTACGACTTCACCATGGGGGACCGCCCGCTGACCGAGGTCCAGCGCGCGCTGGGGACCCGGATGCAGCGGTACTGGGGCGCCTTCGCCCGCTACGGAGCCCCCGTGGTGGCGGGACAGACCCCGTGGCCCGCGACCGGTCCCGCCGGTACGGTGCTGACGCTCGGCCCGGCCGTGACACGGCCGGACCCGGCGTTCGCCGCGGACCACCAGTGCGCGTTCTGGTGGTCCCGACAGGTCCCGCCACTCCAGGGGTAG
- the surE gene encoding 5'/3'-nucleotidase SurE — protein sequence MQRKRVLPLATLLLCVPGLAGTVPAAAAQDGAASGAVSGLARPLRILLTNDDGYNAPGIRLAFARLTAAGHDVTIVAPLTNQSGAGTKTSNVPSVTVRHPEPKVWAVDGTPGDAVAFGLSAVFDGNAPDLVVSGTNFGPNVAALATHSGTVGGAVAGLESGVPAIALSTGGVTAPDPVTTVNAMGPTLDFAVKLIDRLSARAGSGPLLPAGVGLNVNHPVVGADGKGTAAGVAATFQDPQQLLKEDFTDAGDGTWKVGVKVDLRTPARGGDVEAVSAGKIAVSPINADWNTGPADFAVTRALMAGLRP from the coding sequence GTGCAACGCAAGCGAGTTCTGCCCCTGGCCACCCTGCTGCTCTGCGTACCCGGCCTCGCCGGTACGGTGCCCGCCGCCGCGGCGCAGGACGGCGCGGCATCCGGAGCGGTGTCCGGTCTCGCGCGCCCGCTGCGGATCCTGCTCACCAACGACGACGGCTACAATGCGCCCGGCATCCGGCTGGCGTTCGCCCGCCTGACGGCCGCCGGGCACGACGTCACCATCGTCGCGCCGCTCACCAACCAGAGCGGCGCCGGGACGAAGACGTCGAACGTCCCGTCCGTCACGGTGCGCCACCCGGAGCCCAAGGTGTGGGCCGTGGACGGGACTCCCGGCGACGCGGTGGCCTTCGGGCTCTCCGCGGTGTTCGACGGGAACGCCCCCGACCTGGTGGTGTCCGGCACCAACTTCGGCCCGAACGTGGCCGCCCTCGCCACCCACTCCGGTACGGTCGGCGGCGCCGTCGCCGGGCTGGAGTCCGGTGTCCCCGCCATCGCCCTGAGCACCGGCGGCGTCACCGCGCCCGACCCCGTGACCACGGTCAACGCCATGGGTCCGACCCTGGACTTCGCCGTCAAGCTGATCGACCGGCTGAGTGCGCGGGCCGGGTCCGGGCCGCTGCTGCCCGCGGGCGTCGGCCTCAACGTCAACCACCCCGTCGTCGGTGCCGACGGCAAGGGCACCGCCGCCGGGGTGGCCGCCACCTTCCAGGACCCGCAGCAGCTGCTGAAAGAGGACTTCACCGACGCGGGCGACGGCACCTGGAAGGTCGGCGTGAAGGTGGACCTGCGGACCCCGGCCCGGGGCGGCGACGTCGAGGCCGTGAGCGCCGGGAAGATCGCCGTCAGCCCGATCAACGCCGACTGGAACACCGGGCCCGCCGACTTCGCCGTCACCCGCGCCCTGATGGCCGGGCTGCGCCCGTAG
- a CDS encoding MFS transporter, translated as MVTNELIDPPVPADHEPPHRRGLLLLLLVANSAMMAVYMGVGSILLPTQIAAIAGDDKVAVLGLIGGISAIFATAFNPIAGALSDRSGRRSPWILGGALGSLAGLAFLGSVRTALLVGIGWCLIQATMNVYQAAVTAIVPDRVAVSRRGTASAVVGLGLPIGGTVGVLIASQTADHLRTGYLVFGGVIAAAAMLLTAFCRDLPRGADPAAPAEDAPRAPKGAQVKAFLSALGHHDFRWAFIGRALMVLGYFSVVGYQLYILGDHIALPAGLTPPAAMAVLTPVSMVAMALSTVIGGMLSDRWNRRKVFVGVSAALAGLVMVVPVVSPTWTGMLVFSALNGLAFGCFMAVDTALVTLVLPRAEDAARDMGVLNIANAGPQIIAPFVASAVVTTLGGYTPLFLVGGGLSLVGALAILPIRSVR; from the coding sequence ATGGTCACGAACGAGCTCATCGATCCGCCCGTCCCGGCGGATCACGAACCTCCCCACAGACGCGGGCTCCTGCTCCTGCTGCTCGTCGCCAACTCCGCGATGATGGCGGTCTACATGGGCGTCGGCTCGATCCTGCTCCCCACCCAGATCGCCGCGATCGCGGGCGACGACAAGGTCGCCGTCCTCGGCCTGATCGGCGGCATCAGCGCGATCTTCGCGACCGCCTTCAACCCCATCGCCGGAGCCCTCTCCGACCGCAGCGGACGCCGCAGCCCCTGGATCCTGGGCGGCGCCCTCGGCTCGCTCGCCGGCCTGGCCTTCCTCGGCAGCGTCCGTACCGCCCTGCTCGTCGGCATCGGCTGGTGTCTGATCCAGGCGACGATGAACGTCTACCAGGCCGCCGTCACCGCGATCGTGCCCGACCGGGTCGCGGTCTCCCGGCGCGGCACCGCGTCCGCGGTGGTGGGTCTGGGCCTGCCCATAGGCGGCACGGTCGGCGTACTGATCGCCTCCCAGACCGCCGACCACCTGCGCACGGGCTACCTCGTCTTCGGCGGGGTGATCGCCGCGGCCGCGATGCTGCTCACCGCCTTCTGCCGGGACCTGCCGCGCGGCGCGGACCCGGCCGCACCCGCCGAAGACGCTCCGCGTGCCCCCAAGGGCGCCCAGGTCAAGGCGTTCCTCTCGGCGCTCGGGCACCACGACTTCCGGTGGGCCTTCATCGGGCGGGCCCTGATGGTCCTCGGCTACTTCTCGGTCGTCGGCTACCAGCTCTACATCCTGGGCGATCACATCGCACTGCCCGCCGGGCTGACCCCGCCCGCCGCCATGGCGGTGCTCACCCCGGTCTCCATGGTGGCCATGGCACTCTCCACGGTGATCGGCGGGATGCTGTCCGACCGCTGGAACCGCCGCAAGGTGTTCGTCGGAGTGTCCGCGGCCCTCGCCGGGCTGGTGATGGTCGTCCCCGTGGTCAGCCCGACGTGGACCGGGATGCTCGTCTTCAGCGCGCTCAACGGCCTCGCCTTCGGCTGCTTCATGGCCGTCGACACCGCGCTCGTCACCCTGGTCCTGCCCCGGGCCGAGGACGCGGCCCGGGACATGGGAGTCCTCAACATCGCGAACGCCGGGCCGCAGATCATCGCCCCGTTCGTCGCCTCCGCCGTGGTCACCACCCTCGGCGGGTACACCCCGCTGTTCCTGGTCGGCGGCGGCCTTTCGCTGGTCGGAGCCCTCGCCATCCTCCCGATCCGCAGCGTGCGCTGA
- a CDS encoding phosphatase PAP2 family protein → MPRSAVPAPPHVHTRPPRHHLPAGPPRYALTAGAVLLLVPVLTGLLLRVDSRPFFQGLDDAWAGAAGGSPEGAATGFALALDRLGGPLGLILPLMLTGGLCVYGRWRSALFVLAAAVLANVLVALPLKRLAGRPRPPHTWVLVNDGSYPSGQVFSTVALVIAIAVVAVPPGGRRWWWPAGAAYTAAMMWSRTWLHAQWLSDTVGGALAGAGACLLLWRAFAPLLDAEAEHAAANTLWL, encoded by the coding sequence ATGCCGCGCTCCGCCGTCCCCGCGCCGCCACACGTCCACACCCGGCCGCCCCGGCACCACCTGCCCGCGGGTCCCCCTCGGTACGCCCTCACCGCGGGTGCCGTCCTGCTCCTCGTCCCCGTGCTGACCGGACTGCTGCTGCGGGTGGACTCACGGCCCTTCTTCCAGGGCCTCGACGACGCCTGGGCCGGTGCGGCGGGCGGTTCGCCCGAGGGCGCCGCCACCGGGTTCGCCCTCGCGCTCGACCGGCTCGGCGGGCCGCTGGGGCTGATCCTCCCGCTGATGCTGACGGGCGGGCTCTGCGTGTACGGGCGCTGGCGGTCGGCGCTCTTCGTCCTCGCCGCCGCCGTCCTGGCCAACGTGCTCGTCGCACTGCCCCTCAAGCGCCTCGCCGGGCGGCCGCGGCCCCCGCACACATGGGTCCTGGTGAACGACGGCTCCTACCCCTCCGGCCAGGTCTTCAGCACGGTCGCCCTGGTCATCGCGATCGCGGTGGTGGCGGTCCCGCCGGGCGGGCGGCGCTGGTGGTGGCCGGCCGGCGCCGCGTACACCGCGGCCATGATGTGGAGCCGTACGTGGCTGCACGCGCAGTGGCTGAGCGACACCGTCGGCGGCGCCCTGGCCGGAGCGGGCGCCTGCCTGCTCCTGTGGCGCGCGTTCGCGCCCCTGCTGGACGCGGAGGCGGAGCACGCGGCGGCCAACACCCTCTGGCTATGA
- a CDS encoding protein kinase family protein produces the protein MGALVEVVVESFDASRGARLAAYGAVSTSLALCSDRELRDLVDAATPMGSGIGGTSALLEVGGTPVFVKRLPLTDLERQPENVRSTANLFGLPTFCHPGLGVPGSPGWGAWRELAVHTMTTNWVLAQDHEGFPLMYHWRVLPHPGQVLPEELADVERAVAYWGGGPQVRHRIEALRDSSASVALFLEYIPQNLHDWLDVQVKADDGTAERACAMVAEELEAGTSFMNARGLLHFDGHFQNVLTDGERLFFTDFGLAISSRFDLSKEEADFFAAHQTYDRCYTVTHLVQWLTTALYGYERDERSAFVHACARGEPPTGIPPQVAAILIRHAPVAAVMTDYYREFRFESRRTPYPLEALRRVGGPDGSSTR, from the coding sequence GTGGGTGCCCTGGTGGAGGTGGTCGTCGAGAGCTTCGACGCGTCGCGTGGTGCGCGGTTGGCGGCCTACGGCGCCGTCTCCACATCGCTGGCGCTGTGCAGTGATCGCGAACTGCGCGACCTCGTGGATGCGGCCACACCGATGGGTTCCGGCATCGGCGGGACCTCGGCGCTGCTGGAGGTCGGCGGAACCCCGGTCTTCGTCAAGCGGCTGCCGCTGACCGATCTGGAAAGGCAGCCGGAGAACGTCCGGTCCACGGCGAACCTCTTCGGGCTGCCCACCTTCTGCCATCCCGGCCTCGGGGTTCCCGGAAGCCCGGGATGGGGGGCCTGGCGGGAGTTGGCCGTGCACACCATGACGACGAACTGGGTGCTCGCACAGGACCATGAGGGCTTTCCGCTGATGTACCACTGGCGGGTGCTGCCGCACCCCGGGCAGGTGCTGCCCGAGGAACTGGCCGACGTGGAGAGGGCCGTCGCCTACTGGGGTGGCGGACCGCAGGTGCGCCACCGGATCGAGGCGCTGCGGGACTCCTCGGCGAGCGTCGCACTGTTCCTGGAGTACATCCCGCAGAACCTGCACGACTGGCTGGACGTCCAGGTCAAAGCCGACGATGGGACGGCCGAGCGGGCATGCGCCATGGTGGCCGAGGAACTTGAGGCCGGAACCTCTTTCATGAACGCCCGCGGGCTCCTGCACTTCGACGGCCACTTCCAGAACGTCCTCACCGACGGCGAGCGTCTGTTCTTCACGGACTTCGGCCTCGCGATCTCCTCCCGCTTCGACCTGTCGAAGGAGGAGGCCGACTTCTTCGCCGCACACCAAACCTATGACCGCTGCTACACCGTCACCCACCTGGTGCAGTGGCTCACCACCGCCCTGTACGGGTACGAGCGGGACGAGCGCAGCGCGTTCGTGCACGCCTGCGCCCGGGGGGAACCTCCGACGGGAATTCCGCCGCAGGTCGCGGCGATCCTCATCCGCCACGCCCCGGTCGCCGCGGTGATGACGGACTACTACCGCGAGTTCCGCTTCGAGAGCAGGCGGACCCCGTATCCCCTGGAGGCGCTCCGCCGGGTCGGCGGGCCGGACGGCTCGTCCACCAGGTGA